The following proteins come from a genomic window of Clostridia bacterium:
- the fabD gene encoding ACP S-malonyltransferase yields the protein MIAYVFPGQGSQVKGMGGDLFEEFGELTAKADKILGYSIRKLCMEDPEEQLGQTNFTQPALYVVNALTYLKKIKQLGKEPDYVAGHSLGEYNALLASGVFDFETGIKLVKKRGELMSQATEGGMAAVIGLSEEKVREVIDKNKLIDLDIANFNAPTQIVVSGPKKSVEQAQSIFEASGAMRYIVLKVSGAFHSRYMEDARKSFEEFMEQFEFLKMKTPVISNVYARPYRQKDLKSTLAIQITNSVKWTESIRYLMGKNVEEIVQVGPGNILTGLVKTIQREAQPLITDDEIEEDMEEEVIEKPVGCVYEEVSAVGREVSASKENKAAGSCCHITPESLGSSEFKSDYGIRYAYLTGAMYKGIASKEMIVSVGKAGMMGFFGTGGLDSAEIEEAIKYIQSELKNGEAYGMNLLHNPNRLDREERLVDMFLKHGVRRVEAAGFMSITPALVKYRLKGLTKDKAGRAEAKNRIIAKISRPEVAEAFLSPAPERIVNKLLLENKITKDEADLARLIPMADDLCAEADSGGHTDHGVAYALVPVIIKLRNNMMSKYCYNKNIRVGAAGGIGTPEAAAAAFVLGADFIMTGSVNQCTFESGTSNEVKDLLQEVNIQDTDYAPAGDMFEIGAKVQVLKRGVFFPARANRLYDLYRQYNSLDEIDSKTKKELEERYFKRSIDEVYEKVKARYSAEEIEKAERNPKHKMAMIFRWYFAYTNLLALNGDQSSRIDYQIHCGPSLGAFNQWVKGTNLESWKNRHVDEIGKMLMTEAAKYLNERFKALA from the coding sequence ATGATAGCATATGTTTTTCCGGGACAGGGTTCTCAGGTAAAAGGTATGGGAGGCGACCTGTTTGAAGAATTCGGTGAACTGACCGCGAAAGCGGATAAAATACTGGGGTATTCTATAAGAAAGTTATGCATGGAAGATCCTGAGGAGCAGTTAGGGCAGACAAATTTTACACAACCGGCACTGTATGTAGTAAATGCACTGACCTATCTAAAAAAAATAAAACAGTTGGGAAAGGAGCCGGATTATGTGGCGGGGCACAGCCTGGGTGAATATAATGCCCTTTTAGCTTCCGGAGTTTTTGACTTTGAGACGGGGATAAAGCTTGTAAAAAAAAGAGGGGAACTAATGAGTCAGGCAACCGAAGGGGGAATGGCTGCGGTTATTGGCTTGAGTGAAGAAAAGGTTAGGGAAGTCATCGATAAGAATAAATTAATTGATTTGGATATTGCAAACTTCAATGCTCCGACACAAATAGTAGTGTCAGGACCTAAAAAGTCAGTTGAACAGGCGCAATCCATATTTGAAGCTTCCGGTGCCATGAGATATATTGTGTTGAAAGTAAGCGGGGCATTTCATTCAAGATATATGGAGGATGCAAGGAAGAGTTTTGAAGAATTTATGGAGCAGTTTGAATTTTTAAAAATGAAAACTCCGGTAATTTCAAATGTATATGCAAGGCCTTACAGACAAAAAGATCTAAAAAGTACTCTAGCCATACAGATAACCAACTCAGTCAAATGGACAGAGAGTATAAGGTATCTCATGGGGAAGAATGTGGAAGAAATAGTTCAGGTTGGGCCAGGGAATATTCTTACCGGCCTTGTCAAAACGATACAAAGAGAAGCTCAGCCTCTTATTACTGATGATGAGATTGAAGAGGATATGGAGGAGGAAGTGATTGAAAAACCTGTTGGGTGCGTTTATGAGGAGGTATCAGCTGTAGGCAGGGAGGTTTCGGCAAGCAAAGAAAACAAAGCTGCTGGATCGTGCTGCCATATTACTCCGGAATCCCTTGGAAGCAGTGAATTTAAGAGTGATTATGGCATCAGATATGCATATCTGACAGGGGCGATGTATAAAGGAATTGCTTCAAAGGAAATGATAGTGAGTGTAGGAAAGGCTGGAATGATGGGTTTCTTCGGAACTGGCGGACTTGATAGTGCTGAAATAGAAGAAGCAATAAAATATATTCAGAGTGAACTAAAAAATGGCGAAGCTTATGGAATGAATCTTCTTCACAATCCTAACAGGCTGGACAGAGAAGAACGTCTGGTAGATATGTTTTTGAAGCATGGAGTACGGAGAGTTGAAGCCGCTGGGTTTATGAGCATAACACCCGCTCTGGTAAAATACAGGCTAAAAGGTTTGACAAAGGATAAGGCGGGTAGAGCGGAAGCTAAAAACAGAATAATTGCAAAGATATCCAGGCCAGAGGTTGCAGAAGCCTTTTTAAGTCCTGCTCCGGAGCGGATTGTGAATAAACTGCTTCTGGAAAACAAAATAACTAAAGATGAGGCCGACTTGGCAAGGTTAATTCCAATGGCCGATGATCTGTGTGCTGAAGCAGATTCGGGCGGACATACCGATCATGGGGTGGCTTATGCATTAGTGCCGGTTATCATAAAATTAAGAAACAATATGATGAGTAAATACTGCTACAACAAAAATATCAGGGTTGGAGCTGCAGGTGGTATTGGTACTCCTGAAGCTGCGGCGGCGGCATTTGTATTGGGGGCGGATTTTATTATGACAGGCTCGGTAAACCAGTGTACTTTTGAATCGGGCACCAGCAATGAAGTTAAGGATTTACTGCAGGAAGTAAACATACAGGATACTGATTATGCACCTGCAGGAGATATGTTTGAAATAGGTGCTAAAGTACAGGTGTTGAAAAGAGGGGTGTTTTTTCCGGCAAGAGCAAATAGATTATATGACCTGTACCGTCAATACAATTCTTTGGACGAAATTGACAGTAAAACAAAAAAAGAACTGGAAGAAAGGTATTTTAAAAGAAGTATTGATGAAGTGTATGAAAAGGTTAAGGCCCGCTATTCTGCTGAGGAAATCGAGAAGGCGGAAAGAAACCCCAAGCATAAGATGGCTATGATATTTAGATGGTATTTTGCCTATACAAATCTGCTTGCATTAAATGGTGACCAAAGCAGCAGAATTGATTATCAGATACACTGCGGGCCTTCTCTCGGTGCGTTTAATCAATGGGTAAAGGGTACAAACCTTGAAAGTTGGAAGAATAGGCATGTAGATGAAATAGGAAAGATGCTGATGACTGAGGCGGCAAAATATCTGAATGAACGTTTTAAAGCTTTAGCATGA
- a CDS encoding MFS transporter codes for MNKSWKHNIILFLTSQTISLFGSMLVQYAITWYITLKTQSGVMMTIAIICGFLPTFFLSPFAGVWADRYNRKMLIILADCMIAIATLVLAVLFLMGYGEVWLLFVISTIRAFGTGIQTPAVGAFIPQLVPEDKLTQVNATSSTIQSMVMLLAPMLSGALLTLATIEIIFFIDVITAAVAVVTLFLFLKVPAHAKALEKQTLSYFADMREGFVYIKNHDYVKKFFIFCAFFFFLAAPVAFLTPLQVTRNFGDDVWRLTAIEIAFSIGMMAGGITMASWGGFKNKIHTMTLASLFIGGCTFAFGLIPVFWLYLIFMGLVGVTMPMFNTPATVLLQQKVEKDFLGRVFGVLGMISSSMMPLGMLVFGPLSDVIVIEWLLMGTGILMFIQGFFLIGNKALIEAGKPISE; via the coding sequence ATGAATAAGAGTTGGAAACATAACATAATTCTTTTCTTAACCAGTCAGACCATATCTCTTTTTGGATCTATGCTGGTTCAGTACGCGATTACATGGTATATTACATTGAAAACACAGTCAGGTGTAATGATGACCATAGCAATTATTTGCGGTTTTCTGCCGACTTTCTTCCTTTCGCCCTTTGCAGGAGTATGGGCGGACCGCTACAATCGCAAGATGCTTATTATTTTGGCAGATTGTATGATTGCCATAGCAACGCTTGTTTTGGCCGTGCTGTTCTTGATGGGATACGGAGAGGTATGGCTGCTTTTTGTGATTTCTACTATAAGAGCTTTTGGTACAGGGATTCAAACACCTGCGGTCGGAGCTTTCATTCCCCAGCTCGTGCCGGAAGATAAACTTACACAGGTGAATGCGACAAGCAGCACTATCCAATCCATGGTTATGCTTCTGGCTCCGATGCTCAGCGGTGCACTGCTTACCCTTGCTACTATTGAAATCATATTCTTTATAGATGTTATCACAGCAGCTGTAGCAGTTGTAACGTTATTTTTATTCTTAAAGGTGCCGGCTCATGCAAAGGCCCTGGAAAAACAAACCCTAAGCTATTTTGCCGATATGCGGGAAGGGTTTGTCTACATAAAAAACCATGACTATGTCAAAAAATTCTTTATATTTTGCGCCTTTTTCTTTTTCCTTGCAGCGCCTGTTGCGTTTTTGACCCCGTTGCAGGTTACACGGAACTTTGGTGACGATGTCTGGCGCCTGACTGCTATTGAAATCGCTTTTTCAATAGGTATGATGGCGGGAGGTATCACAATGGCTTCCTGGGGTGGATTCAAGAACAAAATTCATACGATGACTCTTGCAAGTCTCTTTATAGGTGGATGTACTTTCGCGTTTGGTCTTATTCCGGTTTTTTGGTTGTATTTGATTTTCATGGGCTTGGTTGGAGTTACCATGCCGATGTTCAATACACCTGCAACGGTTTTATTACAGCAGAAGGTAGAAAAAGACTTTCTAGGCAGGGTATTTGGTGTTTTAGGTATGATATCAAGTTCTATGATGCCGCTGGGAATGCTTGTGTTTGGTCCTCTGTCCGATGTAATCGTGATTGAATGGCTGTTGATGGGAACAGGTATA